The Haloplanus natans DSM 17983 genome has a segment encoding these proteins:
- a CDS encoding DUF6166 domain-containing protein has protein sequence METNSTTDPRTVVQDASERWQASTDRVEYVGMRVDGTPVVLNLITHERLSPDRSFGLVRHSPAGFDWGYTGSGPAQLACALLLDYTDDETVAEKHYIQFRDDVVSQLVCDGPADCWHLTGEDIEAALAEFEEYRALTPDGGTPSSSLPANWSAVSRTDRTVFQRRDIDHYVVLAEGSEEWLIILCAQGDRAYPAPLDHRTLPVENDPASAVQALVAESNDLVEPEEDI, from the coding sequence ATGGAGACTAATTCGACTACCGACCCACGAACAGTCGTACAGGATGCGAGTGAGCGATGGCAGGCGAGTACAGACCGCGTTGAGTACGTCGGGATGCGTGTCGACGGAACGCCGGTAGTACTGAACCTTATCACACACGAACGCCTCTCCCCTGATCGAAGTTTCGGTCTCGTGCGGCATAGCCCGGCGGGATTCGACTGGGGCTATACGGGAAGCGGACCGGCACAACTCGCCTGTGCACTCCTCCTCGATTACACCGACGACGAAACCGTCGCCGAGAAACACTATATCCAGTTCCGCGACGATGTGGTCAGTCAGTTGGTGTGTGATGGGCCGGCCGACTGCTGGCACCTCACCGGGGAGGATATCGAGGCGGCACTCGCTGAATTCGAAGAGTACCGAGCACTCACGCCAGATGGTGGGACGCCGTCATCGTCACTGCCGGCGAACTGGAGTGCGGTGAGCCGGACAGATCGGACAGTCTTCCAACGTCGGGATATCGACCACTACGTCGTCCTCGCCGAAGGGAGCGAAGAGTGGTTGATCATACTTTGTGCGCAGGGGGACCGGGCGTATCCCGCCCCGCTTGACCATCGAACACTTCCGGTCGAGAACGATCCTGCTTCAGCCGTTCAGGCACTCGTCGCTGAGAGTAACGACCTCGTCGAGCCAGAGGAGGACATCTGA
- a CDS encoding RNA-guided endonuclease InsQ/TnpB family protein yields the protein MVDDSRTRTVPVKLDVDESAAGLLHQTTDHFLDAANYVVNVAWEPDWKITSKQKLNDLTYYDVRDDSPLPANLVQAARNRAAEAVKGVIERWKEGKNASKPHFTSRFASYDARTVTVNDDHATLATIDGRVTAEFVLPDEQRDTPHSAYLFNDDYDVNGATLHYDTVEDCFYLHMRTQPAVENDAAEQGDAKHVSVLGVDLGITNIAVTSTGRFWSGGELNHWHREYEKRRGSLQQAGTRWAHENVQRVGRKQTGRFEQMLHTISNELVEEALENDCTHIVFEQLKGIRERLPHAKAVHKWAFHRLFEYITYKAESEGLVVKQINPAYTSQRCSKCGFTHEDNRPHTNGQDEFECLKCGYDVHADYNAAKNIGLKYLRDQQKSGRGGAPVGVRLNSGMLNVNGEYSPTALSG from the coding sequence ATGGTGGACGACTCACGCACTCGAACAGTCCCTGTCAAACTCGATGTGGACGAGAGTGCCGCTGGTCTTCTCCACCAGACAACCGACCATTTCCTCGACGCCGCCAACTACGTCGTCAACGTGGCGTGGGAACCAGACTGGAAAATCACCAGCAAACAAAAACTTAACGACCTCACCTACTACGACGTTCGAGACGACTCACCGCTTCCAGCCAATCTCGTGCAGGCCGCACGAAACCGAGCAGCAGAAGCCGTCAAAGGCGTTATCGAACGCTGGAAAGAAGGCAAGAACGCCTCGAAACCACACTTCACGTCACGGTTCGCCAGCTACGACGCCCGAACTGTCACCGTCAACGACGACCACGCGACACTCGCTACAATCGACGGGCGAGTGACCGCCGAGTTCGTGCTCCCAGACGAACAGCGAGACACGCCCCACTCGGCGTACCTGTTCAACGACGACTACGACGTGAATGGAGCCACGCTCCACTACGACACAGTTGAGGACTGTTTCTACCTTCACATGCGGACACAGCCCGCCGTGGAGAACGATGCTGCCGAACAAGGCGATGCCAAGCACGTTTCCGTCCTTGGTGTTGACCTCGGTATCACAAACATTGCAGTCACCTCGACCGGACGATTCTGGAGCGGTGGTGAACTCAACCACTGGCATCGAGAATACGAGAAGCGTCGTGGCTCGCTTCAACAGGCCGGGACTCGATGGGCACACGAGAACGTCCAGCGAGTCGGTCGCAAGCAAACAGGGCGTTTCGAGCAGATGCTTCACACCATCTCGAACGAACTCGTCGAGGAAGCTCTTGAGAACGACTGTACGCATATCGTGTTCGAGCAACTCAAAGGCATCCGAGAACGCCTGCCGCACGCGAAGGCGGTTCACAAGTGGGCGTTTCATCGCTTGTTCGAATACATCACGTACAAAGCCGAATCTGAGGGGCTTGTGGTGAAGCAGATTAATCCGGCGTACACGAGTCAGCGTTGCTCGAAGTGCGGGTTCACTCACGAGGATAACCGCCCACACACCAACGGGCAGGACGAATTCGAGTGCCTGAAGTGCGGGTACGACGTCCACGCGGATTACAACGCGGCGAAGAATATCGGGCTGAAGTATCTCCGCGACCAGCAAAAGTCTGGACGTGGAGGCGCACCCGTAGGCGTGCGCTTGAACAGCGGGATGTTGAATGTGAACGGCGAGTATTCGCCTACCGCTCTCAGCGGTTAG
- a CDS encoding RNA-guided endonuclease TnpB family protein has translation MGEEATKTIQTRLHIASGERSWLHDARLASREIFNDTIRLKRQGYTRTEIQREVDRDDFLRNNKCAVVGKALHTWGSYQSLLDWWREQNDPDGDKPTPPSTDKSGAYPLVMAHTEGYRLTVDDDTNRVQFRISPQPYKKVNGHLRGEPAAMDELRDALTSDEVDVGQAELLYRDGVYYLHVTVTREFDVPDPDTSDTLVGVDINERNVALTALDRETMRTKGTLVLDYGRVKQERQRYHTITTRCQEHGKTSIHRKLGDKEEQFTEWVLHRLSSAVVEFAEQFLNPLIVFEDMEGIREEMQYGTYMNRRLHKLPFHKFETFVSYKATWREIPTDTVDAYYNSKTCSCCGERGSRQGRRFHCTNTECNVVQDHADRNASVNIAWRETAKLDGKDTNYRTHKTQPQVRLVRLSGSGRVSRPTSSRSLAEQGVLAHS, from the coding sequence ATGGGTGAAGAAGCCACGAAGACGATTCAGACGCGCCTTCACATAGCGTCTGGTGAACGGTCGTGGCTTCACGACGCCCGCCTCGCCTCACGCGAAATATTCAACGACACCATCCGCCTCAAACGACAAGGGTACACGCGCACCGAGATACAACGGGAGGTTGACCGCGACGACTTCTTGCGGAACAACAAGTGCGCGGTCGTCGGCAAAGCCCTCCACACGTGGGGCTCCTACCAGTCACTTCTCGACTGGTGGCGCGAACAAAATGACCCTGATGGTGACAAGCCGACGCCGCCGAGTACAGACAAATCTGGTGCGTATCCGCTCGTGATGGCGCATACGGAAGGCTACCGCCTCACCGTTGACGATGACACGAACCGCGTCCAGTTCCGTATCAGCCCGCAACCCTACAAGAAGGTAAACGGACACCTGCGCGGTGAGCCGGCCGCGATGGACGAACTTCGAGACGCTCTCACGTCGGATGAGGTGGATGTGGGGCAGGCCGAACTCCTGTACCGCGATGGCGTGTACTACCTACACGTCACGGTCACACGCGAGTTCGACGTGCCCGACCCCGACACCAGCGACACGCTGGTTGGTGTGGACATCAACGAGCGCAACGTCGCTCTCACCGCCCTCGACCGCGAGACGATGCGGACGAAGGGCACACTCGTCCTCGACTACGGTCGGGTCAAGCAGGAACGCCAACGCTACCACACTATCACCACTCGCTGTCAAGAACACGGCAAGACGAGTATCCACCGAAAACTCGGTGACAAGGAAGAACAGTTCACCGAGTGGGTGTTGCATCGTCTTTCCAGTGCTGTCGTGGAGTTCGCAGAGCAGTTCTTGAATCCGCTCATCGTGTTCGAAGACATGGAGGGCATCCGCGAAGAAATGCAGTACGGAACATATATGAACCGCCGGTTGCACAAACTGCCGTTCCACAAGTTCGAGACGTTCGTGTCGTACAAGGCGACGTGGCGAGAGATTCCGACAGATACGGTGGATGCCTACTACAACTCGAAGACGTGTTCGTGCTGTGGTGAGCGGGGCAGTCGGCAGGGACGGCGGTTCCACTGTACGAACACCGAGTGTAACGTGGTGCAAGACCACGCCGACAGGAATGCCTCTGTGAACATCGCGTGGCGCGAGACGGCGAAACTCGACGGTAAGGATACGAATTACCGGACTCACAAAACCCAGCCACAGGTTCGGTTGGTGCGTCTGTCCGGGTCGGGGCGTGTAAGCCGCCCAACCTCATCCCGCTCGCTTGCCGAGCAGGGAGTGCTAGCGCACAGCTGA
- a CDS encoding DUF7568 family protein, whose amino-acid sequence MSRITNWKRESRTPTLAYRNTETGARAVLHRAPGSYRYKWRGAILVDGYPVWSRGYETKDAKSFRDELRKRSAPELSCPECSNSDVAIGGKTADGAKAQRWFECRRCGYEASSRIVYGAER is encoded by the coding sequence ATGTCCCGGATCACAAATTGGAAACGCGAGAGCCGCACGCCCACACTCGCATACCGGAATACCGAGACCGGAGCTCGGGCTGTCTTACACCGAGCACCGGGCTCGTACCGCTACAAGTGGCGTGGCGCAATCCTCGTCGACGGCTACCCGGTGTGGTCGCGGGGGTACGAGACAAAAGACGCGAAATCGTTCCGTGACGAGCTCCGGAAACGATCAGCGCCCGAACTGAGTTGTCCCGAGTGTTCGAACAGCGATGTGGCAATCGGCGGAAAAACGGCTGACGGCGCGAAGGCTCAGCGTTGGTTCGAGTGTCGGAGATGTGGGTACGAAGCATCCTCGAGGATCGTGTACGGCGCCGAGCGCTGA
- a CDS encoding HNH endonuclease, which translates to MCRHCERHEDMRGVSLEVHHIVPRHRGGDHEKYNLITMCRHCHDRAHNGNVEAPDDPLGYIGRLKQEVKSFRWRQANITDIDPQSIARTVAGSFPDPTAIKNHTSLRNTIDHPPQRTLPNFIIDVGRHVSEREVACAE; encoded by the coding sequence ATGTGTCGCCATTGTGAGAGGCACGAGGATATGAGAGGAGTCTCGCTTGAAGTACATCATATAGTTCCGCGACACCGAGGGGGAGATCACGAAAAATACAACCTTATCACAATGTGCAGGCACTGCCACGACCGTGCACATAACGGTAATGTGGAAGCACCTGACGATCCTTTGGGCTACATAGGTCGGTTGAAACAAGAAGTGAAGAGTTTCCGATGGCGTCAAGCAAATATCACAGATATCGATCCGCAATCTATTGCCAGAACTGTCGCTGGGTCATTCCCAGACCCTACCGCTATTAAGAATCATACATCACTTAGAAATACGATTGATCATCCTCCCCAGCGTACACTTCCCAACTTCATCATTGATGTCGGGCGACACGTATCTGAAAGAGAAGTTGCGTGTGCTGAGTAA
- a CDS encoding CehA/McbA family metallohydrolase: MSEAEGRTVRVDVHCHTVASYDSQLLPERLLARADAVGLDAVVVTDHDTVHGAHVAADLAVDYNVTVLVGCEVSTADGHLLAIGVDEAPKPDEPLSATVQRIRDAGGLAVVPHPFQRSRHGASAAAIEGVDGVEVYNAHTMVGLRNDQAERFARERGYPAFGGSDAHRAGGLGLAATAVTLAPGQPPSPATILAAMRDGRTAAVGRRTSMWQYVTKLVATARYNAPSLL, from the coding sequence GTGAGCGAGGCCGAGGGTCGGACGGTCCGCGTCGACGTCCACTGTCACACCGTCGCCTCCTACGACAGCCAGCTGCTCCCCGAGCGGCTGCTCGCCCGCGCCGACGCGGTCGGGCTGGACGCCGTCGTCGTCACCGACCACGACACGGTCCACGGAGCGCACGTCGCGGCCGACCTCGCGGTCGACTACAACGTGACGGTCCTCGTCGGCTGTGAGGTGTCGACGGCCGACGGTCACTTGCTCGCCATCGGCGTCGACGAGGCACCGAAACCGGACGAACCGCTGTCGGCGACGGTCCAGCGGATCCGCGATGCGGGCGGGCTGGCGGTCGTTCCTCACCCGTTCCAGCGCTCGCGACACGGCGCGAGCGCCGCCGCCATCGAGGGCGTCGACGGCGTCGAGGTGTACAACGCCCACACGATGGTCGGCCTGCGCAACGACCAGGCCGAGCGCTTCGCCCGCGAGCGGGGCTACCCCGCGTTCGGCGGCAGCGACGCTCACCGCGCCGGCGGTCTCGGGCTCGCGGCGACGGCGGTGACGCTTGCGCCCGGACAGCCGCCGAGCCCGGCGACCATCCTCGCGGCGATGCGCGACGGCCGGACCGCAGCGGTCGGCCGCCGCACCTCGATGTGGCAGTACGTGACGAAACTCGTCGCCACCGCGCGGTACAACGCGCCGTCGCTGCTGTAA
- a CDS encoding GNAT family N-acetyltransferase: MQLHRLVRNPYGRAFYDRLQAAGVTATMMSEYGRSLPVNDAPDPDAFRVKRCEPAAVRALAAPTDELVDGETVVGAFADGTPLGYLFCSVDATLPIHPLERTLSFDGAYVRRVFVALDHRERGVAGALLDWALADASGDGAERATALVARDNIPSRALFESRGFGVRRRHFYARVGPLTHYSVREREPSQQ, encoded by the coding sequence ATGCAGCTGCACCGGCTCGTTCGCAACCCCTACGGGCGCGCCTTCTACGACCGACTCCAGGCGGCCGGCGTCACCGCGACGATGATGTCGGAGTATGGGCGGTCGCTTCCCGTCAACGACGCACCCGACCCGGACGCGTTCCGCGTTAAGCGTTGTGAACCGGCTGCGGTGCGTGCGCTTGCCGCGCCGACGGACGAACTCGTCGACGGCGAGACCGTCGTGGGTGCGTTCGCCGACGGGACGCCGCTGGGGTACCTGTTCTGCTCGGTGGATGCGACGCTGCCAATCCACCCGCTGGAGCGGACGCTGTCGTTCGACGGTGCGTACGTCCGCCGGGTGTTCGTCGCGCTCGACCACCGGGAACGAGGGGTTGCCGGCGCGCTGCTGGACTGGGCGCTGGCTGACGCCAGCGGCGATGGCGCGGAACGCGCCACGGCGCTGGTCGCACGGGACAACATCCCCTCGCGTGCGCTGTTCGAGTCCCGGGGGTTCGGCGTCCGTCGGCGCCATTTTTACGCACGGGTCGGGCCGCTCACACACTATAGCGTTAGGGAGCGGGAACCGAGCCAACAGTAG
- a CDS encoding CHAD domain-containing protein, with amino-acid sequence MEYTLQPDEHVSDGIKRIVDGKIERGIDHIDEGDDVHETIHEVRKRCKEIRAAVRLVRPVLPTYKRENVHYRDAARRISDVRDAHAAVETFDDHLRPAVEARGALDDSTLADIRATLIDRRETMAAEQDLERRLAQVRADLVEGRDRVPDLPIATEGYDAVAGGLRKSYKRARNRMAEAYEEPEFERFHEWRKRIKYHRYHTRLLRRVWVGPMKRRRAELKELSDIIGYENDLAEFEMVMHDEELFAPATRAILNEILTAKRSEFHRRGRPLGERLFAEAPDRLVDRLGAYWTATHEYDPAP; translated from the coding sequence ATGGAATACACCCTCCAACCCGACGAACACGTCTCGGACGGCATCAAGCGAATCGTCGACGGCAAGATCGAACGAGGGATCGACCACATCGACGAGGGCGACGACGTACACGAGACGATCCACGAGGTTCGCAAGCGGTGTAAAGAAATCCGAGCAGCCGTTCGACTCGTCCGTCCGGTCTTGCCCACGTACAAACGCGAGAACGTCCACTACCGGGATGCAGCCCGGCGAATCTCGGACGTTCGCGACGCTCACGCGGCTGTCGAGACGTTCGACGACCATCTCCGGCCTGCGGTCGAGGCGCGCGGCGCATTGGACGACTCGACGCTCGCCGATATTCGGGCAACACTGATCGATCGACGCGAGACGATGGCTGCTGAACAGGACCTCGAGCGACGACTGGCGCAGGTCCGGGCGGATCTGGTCGAAGGACGAGACCGCGTCCCGGATCTCCCGATCGCGACGGAGGGGTACGACGCGGTGGCTGGCGGCTTGCGCAAGTCCTACAAGCGGGCCCGGAATCGCATGGCCGAGGCGTACGAGGAGCCGGAGTTCGAGCGCTTTCACGAGTGGCGCAAACGGATCAAGTACCACCGCTACCACACCCGGCTCCTCCGGCGTGTGTGGGTCGGCCCGATGAAGCGCCGGCGTGCAGAACTCAAAGAGCTGTCCGATATCATCGGCTACGAGAACGACCTCGCGGAGTTCGAAATGGTGATGCACGACGAGGAACTGTTCGCCCCAGCGACCAGAGCGATACTGAACGAGATACTCACTGCGAAGCGGTCCGAATTCCACCGCCGAGGCCGGCCCCTTGGCGAGCGGCTCTTTGCGGAAGCCCCTGACCGGCTGGTCGACCGTCTCGGTGCCTACTGGACGGCGACACACGAATACGACCCTGCTCCGTGA
- a CDS encoding TVP38/TMEM64 family protein produces the protein MEASDDSGTDAGSETVLTEEAETGIAAGEPDHTDGGRVFASAAARRDAAVRTVAVVGLLLAATAALRLLAPSVTDPAVVRTWIAQFGSLAPLAFVVLQTLQVILAPIPGQTLAGVGGYLFGTLWGTAYSMVGVVVGSAAVFVGSQRFGRPYVERVVDPAALARWDDSVDRTGVLGLFVLFLFPTFPDDVLCFVAGLTDVRLRTFLALVLVGRTPTFVAAAYAGTRLADGNLVDFATVVAALTVASVAVYAARHHIVGRLNRSS, from the coding sequence ATGGAGGCCAGCGACGACAGTGGGACTGATGCCGGCAGCGAGACGGTCCTGACGGAGGAGGCGGAAACGGGGATCGCGGCCGGTGAGCCCGACCACACCGACGGCGGCCGCGTTTTCGCCTCGGCCGCTGCCCGCCGGGACGCCGCCGTCCGGACCGTGGCCGTCGTCGGCCTTCTGCTGGCGGCCACCGCCGCTCTCCGACTGCTCGCGCCCAGCGTGACCGATCCTGCCGTGGTCCGGACTTGGATCGCGCAGTTCGGTTCGCTCGCTCCGCTGGCGTTCGTGGTCCTCCAGACCCTCCAGGTGATTCTCGCCCCGATCCCGGGCCAGACGCTGGCCGGCGTCGGCGGGTACCTCTTCGGGACGCTGTGGGGGACCGCCTACAGTATGGTCGGCGTCGTCGTGGGCAGCGCCGCAGTCTTCGTCGGAAGCCAGCGGTTCGGCCGCCCCTACGTCGAGCGGGTCGTCGACCCCGCCGCACTGGCCCGCTGGGACGACTCCGTCGACCGTACCGGGGTGCTGGGCCTGTTCGTGCTCTTCTTGTTCCCGACGTTCCCGGACGACGTGCTCTGTTTCGTCGCCGGCCTCACCGACGTCCGACTCCGAACCTTCCTTGCGCTCGTCCTCGTCGGCCGCACGCCGACGTTCGTCGCGGCGGCCTACGCGGGCACCCGACTGGCCGACGGCAATCTCGTCGACTTCGCGACCGTGGTTGCGGCGCTGACCGTCGCCTCGGTTGCCGTCTACGCCGCCCGCCACCATATCGTCGGCCGCCTGAACCGCAGTAGCTGA
- a CDS encoding DUF7389 domain-containing protein: MSEQTQPSRADGESAETSEQATRTEYVERSDVGVSLTVKLTRGTGTRDQDKIVAKAKGKTLEDAREDMEILREYIHDLAEDARQIQPGEEDG; the protein is encoded by the coding sequence ATGTCAGAACAGACCCAACCATCTCGTGCGGATGGCGAATCGGCCGAAACCAGTGAACAGGCGACACGAACGGAATACGTCGAACGTAGTGACGTCGGCGTCTCCCTCACCGTGAAGCTTACTCGCGGGACTGGCACCCGCGATCAGGACAAAATCGTGGCCAAAGCGAAAGGCAAGACCCTCGAAGACGCTCGCGAGGACATGGAGATTCTTCGGGAGTACATCCATGATCTCGCTGAGGACGCCCGCCAGATCCAACCTGGGGAAGAAGACGGGTAA
- a CDS encoding CDP-alcohol phosphatidyltransferase family protein, which yields MTGELREAIKGVQKRVEATDRVVAERGERTNVVAQLTGADYISLAALFVGWGSALLFLRGEPNWALLVMFGAFLLDKLDGWYARRAGVSSPFGRRVDSFIDIFAYLVPGALLYHVAVAPNDLASLVVGFLVLSFGGLRLIRHSDEGFGADGETSYYHGTTVVHTNLVVVANYFLVVLVGPWNGWLASLLVAAACPLMISDYKAYKTDVSHALAGLGAVAAAALALALEWGYL from the coding sequence ATGACCGGGGAACTGCGCGAGGCGATCAAAGGCGTGCAAAAACGAGTCGAGGCCACGGACCGGGTCGTGGCCGAGCGCGGCGAGCGGACCAACGTCGTGGCACAGCTTACCGGCGCGGACTACATCAGCCTGGCGGCGCTGTTCGTCGGCTGGGGGAGCGCGCTGCTGTTCCTGCGCGGCGAGCCGAACTGGGCGCTGCTGGTGATGTTCGGCGCATTCCTGCTGGACAAGCTCGACGGCTGGTACGCCCGTCGAGCGGGGGTCTCTTCGCCGTTCGGCCGCCGGGTCGACTCCTTCATCGACATCTTCGCGTACCTCGTCCCGGGCGCGTTGCTGTACCACGTCGCAGTCGCGCCCAACGACCTCGCCAGTCTCGTCGTCGGCTTTCTCGTCCTCTCGTTCGGCGGACTCCGGCTCATCCGCCACAGCGACGAGGGATTCGGTGCCGACGGTGAGACGAGCTACTACCACGGGACGACCGTCGTCCACACGAACCTCGTCGTCGTCGCCAACTACTTCCTCGTCGTTCTGGTCGGGCCGTGGAACGGCTGGCTCGCCAGCCTGCTGGTCGCCGCCGCCTGCCCGCTGATGATCTCGGACTACAAGGCCTACAAGACGGACGTGAGCCACGCGCTGGCGGGCCTCGGGGCGGTTGCCGCCGCCGCGCTGGCGCTGGCCCTCGAGTGGGGGTACTTGTGA
- a CDS encoding DUF7567 family protein has translation MSLEVIDRHSEALFEFLWCPVCGHEVFSHIPFEGVFCKNCNTQVELQESRETRGYEEAVLACFDTHSTWNLHVDEKLRRDLPDGSARVKILGAPGAYEVDWWSPAPGDDWQPVERGEFDEVDEPADISHLA, from the coding sequence ATGAGTCTGGAAGTCATCGACCGCCACAGCGAAGCACTGTTCGAGTTTCTCTGGTGTCCGGTCTGCGGGCACGAGGTATTCAGTCACATTCCCTTCGAAGGAGTGTTCTGCAAGAACTGCAACACGCAGGTCGAACTCCAGGAATCCCGAGAGACGCGCGGATACGAGGAGGCCGTCCTCGCCTGCTTTGACACCCACTCGACGTGGAACCTCCACGTCGACGAGAAGCTCCGTCGCGACCTACCCGATGGGTCGGCGCGGGTGAAGATCCTCGGCGCACCGGGTGCCTACGAGGTCGACTGGTGGAGTCCGGCACCCGGCGATGACTGGCAGCCGGTCGAGCGTGGTGAATTCGATGAGGTCGACGAACCAGCCGATATCTCCCATCTCGCGTAG
- a CDS encoding IS630 family transposase (programmed frameshift) yields the protein MEHLDEISVGELQDALDNVEGKKPTERLLAAIAYKNGVTQDELAEWYDVHRKTIYNWLKRLDTDESLEHAVANIHRSGRNRKLSDTQQQEFEETVHDPPEEVGIDAPAWTPALVQQFLDETYGVEYSLPSCRRLLKEAGLSYQKPRRSAAEADEDEQEKFHEELKKKRREMDATVVCIDQTKKSVQVEPRAAWFPRGTRPSVELSGQRDWTCLLGAITEDGDRFFSRFEEYVTAEHAKHFILALCKEFEDDLLVVLDGAPYFQASAVTDLAARDDLAFVTLPAYSPELNPVEECWRQLQAALSNRFFDSLNELTTAIDTALNQLSVPKISNYF from the exons GTGGAGCACCTCGACGAGATCTCCGTCGGAGAGCTGCAAGATGCCCTCGACAACGTGGAGGGAAAGAAGCCAACAGAGCGGTTGTTAGCAGCGATCGCGTACAAGAACGGTGTCACGCAAGACGAGCTAGCCGAGTGGTACGACGTTCACCGGAAAACGATCTACAACTGGCTCAAGCGACTCGACACCGACGAGTCGCTTGAGCACGCCGTCGCTAATATTCATCGTTCTGGAAGAAACCGAAAGCTCTCAGATACACAGCAACAAGAGTTCGAAGAAACTGTCCACGATCCACCCGAAGAAGTCGGGATCGACGCGCCGGCGTGGACGCCGGCGCTCGTCCAGCAGTTTCTCGACGAAACGTACGGCGTTGAGTACTCACTCCCGAGTTGCCGGCGGTTGCTGAAAGAAGCGGGGTTAAGCTATCAGAAACCACGCCGTTCAGCCGCTGAAGCTGATGAAGATGAACAAGAGAAGTTTCACGAGGAACTCA AAAAAAAGCGGCGGGAGATGGACGCCACCGTAGTCTGCATCGACCAAACCAAGAAATCCGTGCAAGTTGAGCCGCGTGCCGCGTGGTTTCCGCGCGGCACGCGGCCCTCTGTCGAACTCTCGGGCCAGCGCGACTGGACGTGTTTACTCGGCGCGATCACCGAAGACGGTGATCGCTTTTTCTCCCGATTCGAGGAGTACGTGACCGCCGAGCACGCAAAACATTTTATTTTAGCGTTATGCAAAGAGTTCGAAGATGACTTGCTCGTTGTGCTTGACGGCGCACCGTATTTTCAGGCGTCGGCCGTCACGGACCTAGCGGCCCGTGACGACCTCGCCTTCGTGACGTTACCGGCGTATTCGCCGGAGCTCAATCCGGTCGAAGAGTGCTGGAGACAGCTGCAAGCGGCTCTGAGCAACCGGTTCTTCGACTCACTTAACGAACTAACAACAGCGATCGACACCGCTCTCAACCAACTCTCTGTCCCAAAAATAAGCAATTACTTCTGA